In Embleya scabrispora, the DNA window ACCCATGGGTACGATCATTATGTTACCGACCAGTACACTGGTTTCGGACGAGCAGTCCAGTCAGCGCAGTACACCGGACGCAACCACGGGCGGAGCCTGTCATGGGTCACTACAAGTCGAATCTCCGCGACCTGGAGTTCAACCTGTTCGAGGTCTTCGGGCGCGAGCAGGTCTATGGCACGGGTCCGTTCGCGGACATGGACGTCGAGACGGCCAGGTCGATCCTGTCCGAGGTCGAACGCCTCGCCGTGAACGACCTCGCCGACTCCTTCGCGGAGGGCGACCGCAACCCACCCGTGTTCGATCCGGCGACGCACTCGGCCACGCTGCCCGAGGCGTTCAAGAAGTCGTACAAGGCCTACATGGACTCCGAGTGGTGGCGCCTCGCGCTCCCGGAGAGCATGGGCGGCACCAACTGCCCGCGTTCGCTGCGCTGGTCGGTGGCCGAACTGGTGCTCGGCGCCAACCCGGCGCTGTGGATGTACGCGGCGGGCCCCGACTTCGCCCAGGTGCTGCACACGCTCGGCACCGAGGAGCAGCGCAAGGTCGCCGGCTTCATGGTCGACCGCCAGTGGGGCTCCACGATGGTGCTGACCGAGCCCGACGCGGGTTCGGACGTCGGCGCGGGTCGGACCAAGGCGGTGCGGCAGGAGGACGGCACCTGGCACATCCAGGGCGTCAAGCGCTTCATCACCTCCGGTGACCAGGACATGACCGAGAACATCATCCACCTGGTGCTCGCGCGCCCGGAGGGTGCGGGCCCCGGCACCAAGGGCCTGTCGCTGTTCGTGGTGCCGAAGTTCCACTTCGACCCGGAGACCGGCGACCTCGGCGAGCGCAACGGCGCCTTCGTCACCAACGTCGAGCACAAGATGGGCCTCAAGGTCTCCACGACCTGCGAGCTCACCTTCGGCGAGCACGGCATCCCGGCCGTCGGCACCCTGGTCGGCGAGGTGCACAGCGGCATCGCGCAGATGTTCAAGATCATCGAGTACGCCCGGATGATGGTCGGCACGAAGGCCATCGCCACGCTGTCCACCGGCTACCTCAACGCGCTCGAGTACGCGAAGGAGCGCTACCAGGGCGCCGACCTCGCGCAGATGACGAACAAGGCCGCGCCGCGCGTGCCCATCACGCACCACCCGGACGTGCGCCGCTCGCTGCTCACCCAGAAGGCGTACGTCGAGGGCATGCGCGCGCTGGTGATGTACACGTCCTCGTGGCAGGACCGGATCGAGGGCGCCGCGCTGGCCGGCGGCACGGACGAGACCGCGGACCGGGTCAACGACCTGCTGCTGCCGATCGTCAAGGGCTACGGCTCGGAGAAGTCCTACGAGCAGCTCGCCCAGTCGCTGCAGACCTTCGGCGGGTCGGGCTTCCTCCAGGAATACCCGATCGAGCAGTACATCCGCGACGCCAAGATCGACACCCTCTACGAGGGCACCACCGCGATCCAGGGCCAGGACTTCTTCTTCCGGAAGATCGTCCGCGACCAGGGCAAGGCGCTGACCGTGGTGGCCGGCGAGATCCAGGAGTTCATCGCCGCGAACGCCGAGGGCGAGCTGGCCGCCGAGGTCAAGCTGCTCGCGACCGCCGCCGAGGACGTCCAGGGCATGGTCGCCGCGATGATCAACCAGCTGATGGCGTCCGAGCAGGAGATCGACTCGATCTACAAGGTCGGCCAGAACACCACCCGCCTGCTGCTGGCCGCCGGCGACCTGGTGGTCTCGTGGCTGCTGCTGCGCCAGGCCTCGGTGGCACTCACGAAGCTGGCCGGCACGCCCGGTCGCGACGAGGCGTTCTACCAGGGCAAGGTCGCCGCCGCGAAGCACTTCGCACGGGAGATCCTGCCGCTGCTCACCCCGCAGCGGCTGATGGTCGAGCAGATCGACAACACCCTGATGGAGCTTTCGGAGGCGGCTTTTTAGCTGGGACGGGACGGGCCTGGCCGGGCCGGACCTGGCTGGGCCGGACCTGGCTGGGCCGGGCCACAGGACACGACGAGGCGCCGCCTTTCGCTGGGGAGCGAGGGGCGGCGCTTTGTGGTGGGTGGGGGTGGGTGAGGGGGCTTGGGTGAGAGGGGCTTGGGCGGGCCGGGTCGCGCGGGGAGTGACTGGCGGGAGTTCGAGACGCGACGGGAGCGGAGGGTGGGGGCGGGGTGGCGCGGTGACAGATGGGTGGGGCC includes these proteins:
- a CDS encoding acyl-CoA dehydrogenase, giving the protein MGHYKSNLRDLEFNLFEVFGREQVYGTGPFADMDVETARSILSEVERLAVNDLADSFAEGDRNPPVFDPATHSATLPEAFKKSYKAYMDSEWWRLALPESMGGTNCPRSLRWSVAELVLGANPALWMYAAGPDFAQVLHTLGTEEQRKVAGFMVDRQWGSTMVLTEPDAGSDVGAGRTKAVRQEDGTWHIQGVKRFITSGDQDMTENIIHLVLARPEGAGPGTKGLSLFVVPKFHFDPETGDLGERNGAFVTNVEHKMGLKVSTTCELTFGEHGIPAVGTLVGEVHSGIAQMFKIIEYARMMVGTKAIATLSTGYLNALEYAKERYQGADLAQMTNKAAPRVPITHHPDVRRSLLTQKAYVEGMRALVMYTSSWQDRIEGAALAGGTDETADRVNDLLLPIVKGYGSEKSYEQLAQSLQTFGGSGFLQEYPIEQYIRDAKIDTLYEGTTAIQGQDFFFRKIVRDQGKALTVVAGEIQEFIAANAEGELAAEVKLLATAAEDVQGMVAAMINQLMASEQEIDSIYKVGQNTTRLLLAAGDLVVSWLLLRQASVALTKLAGTPGRDEAFYQGKVAAAKHFAREILPLLTPQRLMVEQIDNTLMELSEAAF